CCTGCCCACTTTTCGTATTTTTGAAGAGGTCTATTAACTCGGCAATGATTGAGGTTGCATTTTGTTTGCTGCATAAGCGATGAATGGATGCTCGAAATATTTCTGAACTTGCGGTCGCGCTTGGCCACTAAGCGCTGGAGGAAGGTCAAAAAGACGGTTTCTGTCAGCTTGCGCGCACCCGCTTCTTCTGGCTCGAATGAATTTCAGGCGTTTCGCCCAGTGATTTCGGCTCTCTCCGCTTGTGCCCGTTGCTCAATTTCAGGATAGATCTGCTCCAACCACTTCTCTACCGCTTCTGGGTCTTGTTCATAGGCCCGTTTCAAGGGTTTCTGTGGCGTATATCCCCACCACTTGAGATATTCTCCCACAGTGCGAATCGGCATTTGCACATCGCACACGTGCTCAATCAGTTGTTGTACTGCTCGTCGAGTCCACAAGGCACTATCAATCTCCCAGTCCTCTGGAAAATGGTCTTGCATCAACTGTTGAATTTGATTCTCTTGCTCCTGACTTAATGCCAAATCTAGCATCACAATTCAGCAACGCCGGAACCGACAGTAGCAATTCATCACATCGGGCACTCTTTATCACCTCTCACAATCTGTGGATGTTGTACCGATGCTGCACCTTAGACGGCGATTTTTACCCCACAACACGACAGAT
Above is a window of Trichocoleus sp. FACHB-46 DNA encoding:
- a CDS encoding winged helix-turn-helix domain-containing protein encodes the protein MLDLALSQEQENQIQQLMQDHFPEDWEIDSALWTRRAVQQLIEHVCDVQMPIRTVGEYLKWWGYTPQKPLKRAYEQDPEAVEKWLEQIYPEIEQRAQAERAEITGRNA